The Legionella israelensis genome includes the window TCTACAAAGTTAGACCTCTTTGGCTTAAAAATTGATTAAATTAAAAATAGATAATGATGAAAAGAAAATGCAGGTCGATTAATCAATGATTTTTGATAAATGATGAGAGGTTTTTTTCGCTTCTTTCAAAAGTGCTGTCCAGTCATCAGGAGGATTTCCTTTATTTAACATCTTCTCAAAAACTCTATAAGCATCTGTTTTACTATCATATACCCTTTTATGTTTTTCATTATTCACCCAGGCATATACAATAATCTTGGATTCTGAGTGGTATCTGAAAAACAGACGATATTGCTGAAAAAACTTAGCTCTATACCAGTGCTTATGCTCTCTTCCCAAAGTTGATCCTTGACGATATTCTGGTAACGTCGGATCTTGTGGAATTATTTCAAAAGCCAATTTATTAATCGCTGCGAGTCGCTTGGTTACATTTTTATTCTTATAGTTGACTGGATCTTTTTTCTTAAGTTTCTCAACCTGATGAATTAAGTCTTCATATTCACCCATAAACATGGGATGCACGAATATAGTCCAGCCATTTACGTTATTGGGATTATTTGATGTCAAATTCAGTCATCCTCATCTAGTAATGGCTCATCCAAATTAACATCTACACCTGAAACCAGAGTTGATACATGAGAAACGAGATCAGGACTTACACTCTTTAAATGATTAGGATGTTTAGATATGTCCGCAGCCAGGAAATTTAAAAACCCAGAAAGAACAGGATCAACGTCCTTATTATCTGCGCGTGACAAAACAACACTTCCATCAGATTGAATGGTGTATCGAATTTTGGCACGCTTATTTAAATGAAGCGCCTTTCTAATTGGCTCAGGAACCGTGGTTTGATATCGATCAGTCAATGTAGATTCGCTCACTATAATAGAATTATTCATAACCAACTCCAAAAAAAGTCTATATCATATATAGTAA containing:
- a CDS encoding type II toxin-antitoxin system YhaV family toxin encodes the protein MTSNNPNNVNGWTIFVHPMFMGEYEDLIHQVEKLKKKDPVNYKNKNVTKRLAAINKLAFEIIPQDPTLPEYRQGSTLGREHKHWYRAKFFQQYRLFFRYHSESKIIVYAWVNNEKHKRVYDSKTDAYRVFEKMLNKGNPPDDWTALLKEAKKTSHHLSKIID
- a CDS encoding type II toxin-antitoxin system PrlF family antitoxin — its product is MNNSIIVSESTLTDRYQTTVPEPIRKALHLNKRAKIRYTIQSDGSVVLSRADNKDVDPVLSGFLNFLAADISKHPNHLKSVSPDLVSHVSTLVSGVDVNLDEPLLDEDD